A single region of the Selenomonas sp. oral taxon 920 genome encodes:
- a CDS encoding MotA/TolQ/ExbB proton channel family protein, giving the protein MYLLLLCSLTVAAIAIDRFLLYRRASQGARALEADVAAALRKKKLDEVAPAVKGKDNMVAHLIQSAVDARAAGEDVPMTLEAVYGEAAMLLRARLNYLSTIVTLAPLLGLLGTISGMIQSFSVFNLQAGQPMAITGGIGEALIATATGLLVAIFALVVHTYFAQRMDMMLTLLEKTMNTLLAGFAANDGGHSHAS; this is encoded by the coding sequence ATGTACCTGCTGCTCCTGTGCTCGCTCACGGTGGCAGCGATTGCTATCGACCGTTTTTTGCTCTATCGTCGTGCATCGCAGGGGGCACGTGCGCTTGAAGCGGATGTTGCCGCCGCGCTTCGGAAGAAGAAGCTGGATGAGGTCGCACCCGCTGTGAAGGGCAAGGACAACATGGTTGCCCATCTCATACAGAGTGCGGTTGATGCGCGTGCGGCAGGGGAGGATGTTCCCATGACGCTTGAGGCGGTCTACGGTGAGGCGGCAATGCTTCTGCGTGCACGTCTCAACTATCTTTCAACGATTGTCACGCTTGCACCGCTGCTCGGTCTCTTGGGTACAATCTCGGGTATGATCCAGTCCTTCAGCGTGTTCAACCTGCAGGCAGGGCAGCCGATGGCGATTACGGGCGGCATCGGAGAGGCACTGATTGCAACGGCGACGGGACTTCTTGTCGCGATCTTTGCACTTGTTGTGCACACCTACTTCGCACAGCGCATGGACATGATGCTGACACTGCTCGAAAAGACGATGAATACCCTGCTCGCGGGGTTCGCCGCGAATGATGGAGGGCATTCTCATGCGTCGTAA
- a CDS encoding ExbD/TolR family protein has product MRRNFHDVREPLVMIIPMIDIMLFLLVFFMLSTMYMVNASTVQVSLPQAASAQQDTRPHIVSITVTEDGKVLFDRDEEPTRELTARVKTQLEDDPDTVFVVRGDRKADYQFVVTVFDALKEAGTRHVSIATETGGV; this is encoded by the coding sequence ATGCGTCGTAATTTTCATGATGTGCGTGAGCCGCTCGTCATGATTATCCCGATGATCGACATTATGCTCTTTCTGCTCGTTTTCTTCATGCTCAGTACGATGTATATGGTGAATGCGAGCACAGTGCAGGTCAGTCTCCCACAAGCGGCGAGTGCACAGCAGGACACGCGTCCGCACATCGTATCCATTACGGTGACGGAGGACGGCAAGGTTCTCTTTGACCGCGATGAGGAGCCGACACGGGAACTTACGGCGCGGGTCAAGACGCAGCTCGAAGATGATCCCGATACGGTCTTTGTCGTACGCGGCGACCGCAAGGCGGACTACCAGTTCGTCGTCACCGTCTTTGATGCGCTCAAGGAAGCGGGGACGCGCCATGTGTCCATCGCGACGGAGACGGGAGGGGTCTGA
- a CDS encoding energy transducer TonB, which produces MQYQTHWRLAFVLAFFFHIIAWLFLTILIPHVFKALEAPPQEEPMEWVELADDPGPPEEEQAEQPPPPPPPPPEPEQVEEEPAVVEAEVPEEAITEIMKEVEETPEKEEPKVLRSGEGKQIGMPGKILHAEQPPYGVIQFKGRIAVSARIGTDGKVISTRIQVSSGNALYDRMARRIVEKQWKFEPAKDMNGQPMESDMQCPVYFNMKPARNIK; this is translated from the coding sequence GTGCAGTATCAGACACATTGGCGTCTCGCCTTTGTCCTCGCGTTCTTCTTTCACATCATTGCGTGGCTCTTTCTGACGATTCTCATTCCGCACGTCTTCAAAGCACTTGAAGCACCTCCGCAGGAGGAGCCGATGGAGTGGGTCGAACTCGCGGATGATCCAGGACCTCCCGAGGAGGAGCAGGCGGAGCAGCCTCCTCCGCCCCCTCCGCCCCCGCCTGAACCCGAGCAGGTCGAAGAAGAACCGGCCGTGGTCGAGGCGGAGGTCCCGGAGGAAGCCATCACCGAGATTATGAAGGAAGTCGAGGAAACGCCGGAAAAGGAGGAGCCTAAGGTTCTTCGATCCGGCGAGGGGAAGCAGATCGGCATGCCTGGCAAGATTCTGCATGCGGAGCAGCCGCCCTATGGTGTCATTCAGTTCAAAGGACGCATTGCCGTCTCGGCACGCATCGGTACGGACGGCAAGGTCATCAGCACCCGCATCCAGGTCTCCTCCGGAAATGCGCTCTATGATCGGATGGCACGACGCATTGTCGAGAAGCAGTGGAAATTCGAGCCTGCGAAGGATATGAACGGGCAGCCGATGGAATCCGACATGCAGTGTCCTGTTTATTTCAACATGAAGCCTGCACGCAATATTAAATAA
- a CDS encoding FTR1 family iron permease, with translation MRKLFMFITALFLLLPAASTNAAQTWQQIHDHIAAEMNNVYTIYQSGNAEGAKDAVNDIYYGIYEKDGLESAVRSGISSKSANLTEYQFYTLKKAIRAGAPQSEVEAEGKKLLDMVQAEVTTLETAGVQSGGWGMFLQAFLILLREGVEAILVLVGIIAYLGRAGHEKELSTVYNWAIAGVIASFVSAYLFVEVLDNTATTGSGREIIEGCTALFAVLVLLGTSAWMGGKSNAKAWKSYIDKQVKLTLSTGKSRALGFAVFLAVYREGAEVILFYQALFNNAIGDVDMIWGGFVAACAALALLFFLMQRGALRIPIGPFFKVTSAFMFILAVTFLGGGLKELQEADVISTSVIEAVPVPSIDLLGLYPTYETIVPQLLLIAAAVAMVSYRKRSAAAEA, from the coding sequence ATGAGAAAACTCTTTATGTTTATTACGGCACTCTTTCTGCTCCTGCCTGCAGCATCCACGAATGCGGCGCAGACGTGGCAGCAGATCCACGACCACATTGCCGCTGAGATGAATAATGTCTATACGATCTATCAATCAGGCAATGCGGAGGGGGCAAAGGATGCCGTCAATGATATCTACTATGGCATCTATGAAAAGGATGGTCTGGAGAGTGCCGTACGCAGCGGGATCTCCTCCAAGAGTGCGAATCTCACGGAGTACCAGTTCTACACACTGAAAAAGGCGATCCGCGCAGGTGCGCCGCAGTCCGAGGTAGAAGCCGAGGGAAAAAAACTTCTTGATATGGTTCAGGCGGAAGTGACAACCCTCGAGACAGCGGGGGTGCAGTCGGGCGGTTGGGGCATGTTCCTGCAGGCGTTCCTGATCCTTCTGCGTGAGGGCGTTGAGGCGATCCTCGTGCTCGTCGGCATCATTGCCTATCTCGGACGCGCCGGTCATGAGAAGGAACTCTCCACGGTCTATAACTGGGCGATTGCGGGCGTTATTGCAAGCTTTGTCTCGGCTTATCTCTTTGTTGAAGTTCTTGATAATACGGCGACGACGGGCTCCGGACGTGAGATCATTGAGGGCTGTACAGCACTCTTCGCTGTGCTTGTTCTCCTCGGCACATCCGCATGGATGGGCGGCAAGTCCAACGCAAAGGCGTGGAAATCCTACATTGACAAGCAGGTTAAGCTGACGCTTTCGACGGGAAAATCACGTGCGCTCGGTTTCGCCGTATTTCTCGCCGTCTATCGCGAGGGCGCAGAGGTCATTCTCTTCTATCAGGCGCTCTTCAACAACGCCATCGGCGATGTCGATATGATCTGGGGCGGATTTGTCGCTGCGTGTGCGGCACTTGCTCTGCTTTTCTTCCTCATGCAGCGCGGTGCACTGCGCATCCCGATCGGTCCGTTCTTCAAGGTGACGAGCGCGTTCATGTTCATCCTCGCAGTCACGTTCCTTGGCGGCGGGCTCAAGGAACTGCAGGAGGCTGATGTGATCTCCACTTCGGTCATCGAGGCGGTTCCCGTGCCGAGCATCGACTTGCTCGGGCTTTATCCCACCTATGAAACCATTGTGCCGCAGCTTTTGCTGATTGCAGCGGCTGTCGCGATGGTATCATATAGAAAGCGCTCTGCTGCGGCAGAGGCGTGA
- a CDS encoding iron transporter: protein MKKSSLSMLKKALAIGAVAFSTFAINANVSEAAFEEFPIGDEIEDTTNHFKVALVYFQPVTMEPAGMSLPADQADIHIETDIHATEGNECGFGVGEWIPYLTVHYKFTKRETGESIEGVFMPMSADDGPHYGANVKMLGAGTYDCEFSIDSPARQNYMLHTDKETGVPGHFWTEPVKMSWVFNYVPRKW from the coding sequence ATGAAGAAATCCAGTCTCAGCATGCTCAAGAAGGCGCTTGCCATTGGCGCCGTCGCATTCTCTACGTTTGCGATCAATGCGAACGTCAGTGAAGCTGCATTCGAGGAGTTCCCGATCGGCGACGAGATTGAGGATACGACGAACCACTTCAAGGTTGCGCTCGTGTACTTCCAGCCGGTCACGATGGAGCCCGCCGGCATGAGCCTCCCGGCAGATCAGGCGGATATCCACATTGAGACGGATATCCATGCGACCGAGGGCAACGAGTGCGGCTTCGGTGTCGGCGAGTGGATTCCCTATCTGACGGTGCACTACAAGTTCACGAAGCGTGAGACGGGCGAGAGCATCGAGGGCGTGTTCATGCCGATGAGCGCAGACGACGGTCCGCACTACGGCGCGAATGTCAAGATGCTTGGCGCAGGCACCTATGACTGCGAGTTCTCGATCGACAGCCCCGCACGTCAGAACTACATGCTCCACACCGATAAGGAGACGGGCGTTCCGGGTCATTTCTGGACCGAGCCGGTCAAGATGAGCTGGGTGTTCAACTACGTTCCGCGTAAGTGGTAA
- a CDS encoding DUF2318 domain-containing protein gives MLQAFLQQLVPALEESIKLAVPLGILLAIILPLPNQSIRHTFVRVLKWGFFLSLFMTAVRVGTKSAVNREIFESMAIGVDLVGALVLCTILLRSLHREWTSKEERVFRLGTGALALGIFLYHGLELWLIPVATVQVAMGDYFTLIFFVKMLGFFGGIFLGFLSGYLAYHAAAALNHGRLVFVFTVQMAATAVQQVIFVMTVMMARQVFGAESLISFMASFIDNQNKIIYAIYFVSILVPVTLFLQPRPERPAWANPAQYRQLLARAIRRKRWGSGLLAMLVLTILISSVGGWYANKKEQLVPAVAVKAEDGLVQIPLEEVSDGHLHRYAFRASDGTEVRVIIVQKGGSAFGVGLDACEICGPTGYLERDGQIVCRLCDVVMNKATIGLPGGCNPIPVEYRVANGAVQIAGDTLEAARIHFR, from the coding sequence ATGTTACAGGCGTTTCTACAACAATTGGTGCCGGCGCTCGAAGAGAGCATCAAGCTCGCCGTGCCGCTCGGTATTCTGCTTGCAATCATTCTGCCCCTGCCGAATCAAAGCATTCGCCATACGTTTGTGCGCGTTTTGAAATGGGGCTTTTTCCTCTCGCTCTTTATGACTGCCGTGCGTGTCGGCACAAAGTCCGCAGTCAACCGCGAGATTTTCGAGAGCATGGCAATCGGTGTCGATCTCGTGGGCGCGCTCGTTCTCTGTACGATCCTCCTGCGCAGCCTGCATCGCGAATGGACCTCAAAGGAGGAGCGCGTCTTCCGCCTCGGAACAGGGGCTCTTGCGCTTGGCATCTTCCTCTATCACGGGTTGGAGCTTTGGCTGATCCCCGTTGCTACGGTTCAGGTTGCGATGGGGGATTATTTCACACTCATTTTCTTTGTGAAGATGCTCGGCTTTTTCGGCGGCATCTTCCTCGGCTTCCTCTCAGGGTATCTGGCGTATCATGCGGCAGCTGCCCTCAACCACGGGCGTCTCGTTTTCGTCTTTACTGTGCAGATGGCGGCGACTGCCGTGCAGCAGGTCATATTCGTCATGACGGTTATGATGGCGCGGCAGGTGTTTGGTGCAGAAAGTCTCATTTCTTTCATGGCATCGTTCATCGACAATCAGAACAAGATCATCTATGCGATTTACTTCGTTTCGATTCTCGTGCCTGTCACGCTCTTTCTGCAGCCGCGTCCCGAGCGTCCCGCTTGGGCAAATCCAGCGCAGTACCGTCAGCTGCTCGCCCGTGCGATTCGGCGCAAGCGCTGGGGATCGGGGCTGCTTGCAATGCTCGTCCTGACAATCCTCATATCGAGCGTCGGCGGTTGGTATGCGAACAAGAAGGAACAGCTTGTCCCTGCCGTTGCAGTCAAGGCGGAGGACGGTCTTGTGCAGATTCCGCTCGAGGAGGTTTCGGACGGCCATCTCCACCGTTATGCCTTCCGTGCCTCAGATGGGACGGAGGTGCGTGTCATCATCGTACAGAAGGGCGGCTCTGCGTTCGGTGTGGGTCTTGATGCGTGTGAGATCTGCGGACCGACGGGGTACCTCGAGCGCGACGGACAGATCGTCTGCCGCCTCTGCGATGTCGTCATGAACAAGGCGACGATCGGCCTTCCCGGCGGCTGCAACCCGATCCCCGTGGAGTACCGTGTGGCAAACGGTGCGGTGCAGATCGCAGGGGATACGCTTGAAGCGGCACGCATTCACTTCCGGTGA
- a CDS encoding ABC transporter permease codes for MFWQMVKGALIRQRGRFILIALTVALGVSLATAMLNVMFDIGEKVNQELKAFGANITVTPRNSMVLKDLYGVETTKSTHREYLEESDLGNIKTIFWTNNIVAFSPSLTTNITLADGETVPFFGTWFEHTLTLPTDEVYTTGVKFMKSWWHVDGDWADDAQTNQVLVGTKLAQKLGVSAGSTLSYKKPDGSDDTLTVTGILSGGGDEENQIVGSLALAQNLANAAGKIDQVEVSAMTTPENDLARKAAENPKSLSQAEYDIWYCTSYVGSIAYQIEEVMQNAAAHPVRQIAESEGKILDKTQLLMLLITVLSLLSSSLGVSNLISANIMERSRELGLLKALGATNLAVVLSVLAEIFIAGIMGGILGYVVGLGFAQLIGENVFGSGIAVNPYVIPIIAVLMSLVLIIGSVPAIRMLLSLQPAEVLYGR; via the coding sequence ATGTTTTGGCAAATGGTAAAAGGGGCGCTCATCCGTCAGCGCGGGAGGTTCATCCTCATCGCACTGACGGTCGCCCTTGGCGTTTCGCTCGCGACTGCCATGCTGAATGTCATGTTCGACATTGGCGAGAAGGTCAATCAGGAGCTGAAGGCATTCGGTGCGAACATCACGGTAACACCGCGCAACTCGATGGTGCTCAAGGATCTCTACGGCGTGGAAACCACGAAGAGTACACATCGTGAATACCTCGAAGAATCGGATCTCGGCAATATCAAGACGATTTTCTGGACGAACAATATCGTTGCGTTCTCACCGTCATTGACGACGAACATCACGCTCGCGGACGGCGAGACGGTTCCGTTCTTCGGCACATGGTTTGAGCACACGCTCACGCTGCCGACGGATGAGGTCTACACCACGGGCGTGAAGTTCATGAAGTCGTGGTGGCACGTCGACGGTGACTGGGCGGACGATGCGCAGACGAATCAGGTGCTCGTGGGTACGAAGCTTGCACAGAAGCTCGGCGTGTCGGCGGGCAGTACACTCTCGTACAAGAAGCCGGACGGTTCGGATGACACGCTGACGGTCACCGGCATCCTTTCGGGCGGCGGCGATGAGGAGAATCAGATCGTCGGCTCACTTGCTCTTGCGCAGAATCTTGCAAACGCTGCGGGGAAGATCGATCAGGTCGAGGTCAGTGCGATGACGACACCGGAGAATGATCTTGCACGCAAGGCGGCAGAGAATCCGAAGTCGCTCTCACAGGCAGAGTATGACATCTGGTACTGTACCTCATATGTCGGATCGATCGCCTATCAGATCGAGGAGGTCATGCAGAATGCGGCGGCGCATCCCGTGCGCCAGATCGCAGAGTCCGAGGGGAAGATCCTCGACAAGACACAGCTTCTCATGCTTCTCATCACGGTGCTCTCGTTGCTCTCATCGAGCCTCGGTGTCAGCAACCTCATCAGCGCGAACATCATGGAGCGCAGCCGTGAGCTCGGACTTCTCAAGGCTCTCGGTGCGACGAATCTCGCGGTCGTGCTCTCCGTACTCGCGGAGATCTTTATCGCGGGGATTATGGGCGGCATCCTCGGCTATGTTGTTGGGCTTGGCTTTGCCCAGCTCATCGGCGAGAACGTTTTTGGCTCGGGCATTGCGGTCAATCCGTACGTCATTCCGATTATTGCCGTACTCATGTCGCTCGTGCTCATTATCGGGAGTGTGCCCGCGATTCGTATGCTTCTGTCGCTGCAGCCGGCAGAGGTTCTCTATGGCAGGTGA
- a CDS encoding ABC transporter permease, which translates to MMNRYKMFFIMVANSLLRRRARMAIALLAVAIGATIISGMITVYKEVPEQMGRAFRAYGANLLILPGTDTGTMQESSIAAVRKSLSGYEIIGITPFLYDTLLINHQTVMAGGTDFTVLQEVSPYWQIRGDWPTAGEKEILLGAEFAAKLRVNPGDTITVSGGEGTIVSDYRVSGIVRTGGNEENFVFVSLPDMQSMKERPGELSLAQVSVVAGQDELTRAEEKIRTDVPGVQPQLVKQIAQSEGTVLGKLQALVLIVTVVVLVLTLICVSTTMMAIVTERRREIGLKKALGADNRHIVAEFFGEGCLLGFLGGVLGSGFGYLFAQSVSVNVFGRGIEFSATIVVVALVMSIFVTGLASLLPVRIATNVDPAIILRGE; encoded by the coding sequence ATGATGAATCGATATAAAATGTTCTTTATCATGGTCGCCAATTCCCTGCTGCGTCGGCGCGCACGCATGGCAATCGCCCTGCTCGCCGTAGCCATCGGGGCGACGATCATATCGGGCATGATCACGGTTTACAAGGAAGTCCCCGAACAGATGGGGCGTGCGTTCCGCGCCTACGGTGCGAACCTCCTCATTCTGCCGGGTACGGATACGGGCACAATGCAGGAAAGCTCGATTGCCGCTGTGCGCAAGTCCCTCTCGGGCTATGAGATCATCGGCATTACACCGTTCCTTTACGATACGCTTCTCATCAACCATCAGACGGTGATGGCGGGGGGGACGGATTTTACAGTCCTGCAGGAGGTCAGCCCGTATTGGCAGATTCGCGGCGATTGGCCGACAGCAGGGGAGAAGGAGATCCTGCTCGGTGCGGAGTTTGCGGCAAAGCTGCGTGTGAATCCCGGTGATACGATTACCGTTTCGGGCGGCGAGGGAACGATTGTGAGTGATTACCGCGTGTCCGGCATTGTTCGCACGGGCGGTAACGAGGAGAACTTTGTCTTTGTCTCCCTGCCAGATATGCAGAGCATGAAGGAACGTCCCGGCGAGCTGAGTCTCGCGCAGGTCTCCGTTGTCGCGGGGCAGGATGAGTTGACGCGCGCAGAGGAGAAAATTCGCACAGATGTACCTGGCGTTCAGCCCCAGCTCGTCAAGCAGATTGCCCAGTCAGAGGGCACGGTGCTCGGGAAACTGCAGGCACTCGTGCTCATTGTCACCGTTGTTGTCCTTGTCTTGACGCTGATCTGTGTCTCGACCACGATGATGGCGATTGTGACGGAGCGTCGCCGCGAGATCGGTCTGAAGAAGGCACTCGGTGCGGATAACCGCCACATTGTTGCGGAGTTTTTCGGAGAAGGGTGTCTCCTCGGCTTTCTCGGCGGCGTGCTCGGCTCGGGCTTTGGCTATCTCTTTGCCCAGAGTGTCAGCGTCAACGTATTCGGGCGCGGCATCGAGTTCTCGGCGACCATTGTCGTCGTCGCGCTTGTCATGTCCATCTTTGTCACGGGGCTTGCATCACTCCTGCCCGTGCGCATTGCGACGAATGTAGATCCCGCGATTATCCTGCGCGGCGAATGA